Below is a genomic region from Hominilimicola fabiformis.
TTCAAGAATGAGTGAGGATAAAATCAGAGATTTAATACATACAATCAATCCGAATGTTTTAAAGAAAATAGACGAAATGAATTGGGCTGAATACTGTATTATTGATAGATACAAAAATCCGTTTTTTAAGGGATTGCGTGATATAAATTCTACATTTGAAAAAGATAGAGATTATATTTCGTATGTGGGGAAAAACAAGACATTAAATTTGTTGACAACAGTAGGAAATCGTGATGGAAGTAAAAAAGCATTAATGCGTGCATGTGGAGAAATTGTGGCTAATCCAAATTTATATGAGATATTAATGGATGTTAATTGTCTGATAAGTAGAGATTTGGAAACAGATTCAATTTATGATGGAGCAGGTGATTTTTTAAAGGAATTCGAAATTGAAGAGGAACACATATATCATTGTAAAAATATTAAGATGGAACCTTTAGAAGATGCAATTGTAGACATTGATGGAGGAATAGAAAATGATTAATGTTATTAAAGAAATAATGTTTGATTGTGCATATGAAAATGTAGTTCAAACAGAAATTACGTTTGAGGAAAAAGTGTATAATCTGAATATATTTAAACATAGAGAAGTTGAAAGTCAGATATTTATTGTGTTACAAATTTTAGAATCACAATTGGTTGCACAGGACAACTATAAAGATTTGGTAATTGAAATTGCTAATTATTTTAGAGAAAATGATATATATGTTCCGGATATGGATAAAAATACATCGCTAATCTACTGTGTTAAAAGAGATATTAAATCAAATAAATTGGACGAATTAAAGGTAAAGATAGAGGATGATCCTTTCTATTTTAAGAAATATGTATTTGCATACAGTGAGGCACAGTCAGATGAGTTTAAAAAATTACGTAAGCAACATAACTGGACAATCAACGAATTAATTCAAACATATATTTTTGATACCGAAAATTTTAGTAAGTTTAAAAAGAATGGTGATAATGAAAAAATATATAAATTGGTTTCGGAATTATTTATTAAAATCCCTATTATTCCAATAAATTTTGAAACTAATGGGGAGATAAAGAGTGTATCAGAGTATATGCTAGATATTAAAAAATGTAATGATGATGAATTAGATCGGTTGGATAACATTATTGAAACTTTGAATAGTCCGCAAGAGAACATGGAGCAGTTAGTGAACAAGGTATTAGAAGATTGGGGTTTCGTCGGTTTGGAGGAAAATAATGAATAGCACAATAGTTATAAACAAAATTTTCTTAGATAATTACAAGTTGTTTGAAAATTTTACGCTGGATTTAAAAAATGGATTGAATATATTTGATGGACCAAATGGATATGGAAAAACAAGCTTATTTGATGCCGTAGAATTTTTGATTACGGGTGATATAAAACGAGTAACAACCTGTGAGGTCTTAGATGGAAAATATAAATATCAGAAGGTGTTTTTTGCAAAAGATTATAAAAAAGATGTAATTATTAAAGCGGAGTTTTGCAAAAATGATAAAATATTTGTTTTAGTAAAGAAAATAGAGGGACATAAGGAGTGTAATAGTTCTATTGATAATAACCCAAAAAAATTGAAAGA
It encodes:
- a CDS encoding ABC-three component system middle component 1; this encodes MINVIKEIMFDCAYENVVQTEITFEEKVYNLNIFKHREVESQIFIVLQILESQLVAQDNYKDLVIEIANYFRENDIYVPDMDKNTSLIYCVKRDIKSNKLDELKVKIEDDPFYFKKYVFAYSEAQSDEFKKLRKQHNWTINELIQTYIFDTENFSKFKKNGDNEKIYKLVSELFIKIPIIPINFETNGEIKSVSEYMLDIKKCNDDELDRLDNIIETLNSPQENMEQLVNKVLEDWGFVGLEENNE